The DNA segment CTTTTggatatgtttgaaattttatgttgaaaaaaagaaaaaaaaaaaggttaaaagccCTCTGCCCTGTGTCATGCTCTCAAAACAGGGTGATGACAGCAAGGAGCCCATAGGTTCTAGGTAAATATTTCCCAGGAAGTGCCAACATCTGGCCCCATTTACCACACTCATTCTTGGCCTCTGTCATATTGCCAAGGTCTGAGCTCACAATATCCAGTGTTCTCTGTTACAAAACTCCCCCTCTCCAGTTCCAGGTGCTGAGAGATTAAATCTCACCTCTACTCTCCCAGAAAGATGTAACAGAAGTCAACTTCTGCCCTCCAGGGAGTGTACAAGTGCACCAGCCAGGGGCTGTGAGGTTGTCACACCACAAATTGCTTTACCCTTTGGCAAAAAAGGTCCAACCAGTTCTTATGGCTGGCCTGCCCTGGATTCAATGATTTGGCTCTGGTTCCAGACTGGCTCCAGGCCTAGCCCTAAGGCCCAGCTGTCTTCTGGGGGGCTGGGGCCAGTAGGGAAGCCTTATCTTGGACAGGTGCCCCTGATGAAGAAATAATACATGACTGTGAGTCTGGACTGGTCTAGGATATAGGAGTCTGGCCATAACACATTACCCTATGGACTGAACCTCTGCTGAGGAGGCTGGAGTTCAGCAAAAATGACTACTCTTTGAATGCTTTCCACATGTTGGCATGATCCTAAGCATTTTACGTGTATCTTCTCTTTCTACTCTCAACCCTATGAGGTTGGTACTATTCTCCCACTTCAGAGATGATCAAGATGAGAGCTCAAGACTAAGCCACTTTCTCTGGCTAGTAAGAAACAAAGTTAGGATAGGAATCCAGGTGGGTTCAGTAGGGGTCAGCAAACCTTATTAAAAGGCCACATGAATCTGagtgaaatgaaatcactatGCAGAAAGGTAtctgcaccccatgttcattgtcactttttttttagagccacacctatatggaagttcccagtctaggggtcaaatcccaaagctgtagccactggcctaaactacagccatagcaacaccagatccgagcctcttctgcaacctacaccacagctcatggcaacagcaagtccttaacccactgagcaaggtcaggggtcggacctgtgtcatcatggatattagccagattagtttccactgagtcacggtgggaactcccattgtcgcattatttacaatagccaagacatggaaacaactctcaatggataaagaaaatgtggtgtacatacacacacacacacacacacacacacacacacacatacaattcagccataaaaaataaggaagtcctaccatttgcaacaacatgaatggaaatTGATGGCATTATgccaagtaaaataagtcaggcagagaaaggcatATACTGTTAAGtcttgcttatatgtggaatcttaaaatgaaaataaactcatagaaacagaaagtagaatgttggttgctaagggctgggggtaggggaaatggggagatgctggtcaaagggtacagacttctagttataagatggATAAGTTCTGAGAatctaatgcacagcatggtgaccagagTCAACAATttcatatacttgaaagttgctaaaagagatcttaaaagttctcactaCACACCAAAAATGGTAGTTATGTGAGGCGAAGTGATGGATGGGTTAAGTAACTTTATTGTGATAACCATtttgctatatatacatatatcaaatcatcacattgtacacctggaacttacacaatgttaaacatcaattatatctcaatggaGCTGGGGGTGTAAAATCCACATAGCAAATATTTCAACTTTGCAGTCCGGATGGTCTCCATCGCAAGGACTCAACTCTGCCATTACAGCATGAAAACTATTGCCAACAACatataaacaaatgagaaagGATGTGTtccaaaaaaatttcattttattaaataaattgtacTACATCCATAGGGAATGGTATTCAGCCATATAAAGGAATAATTCATAATAAAAAGGATTgattcatgctacaacatggatagaccttgaaaatattatgcccaatgggaaaaaaaagccagacacaaaagagccttattgtatgatttcatttatataaaatgtccagaataggtaaatccacagagaaagaaagattggTGATTGCCAGGGGATGGTAGACAAAAGAaagtgactgcttaatgggtatggagttttattttggggtgatgaaaCTTTTAGAACTAGATTAGCTATAGGTAATTATTGCACAACACTGCAAATATACCAAATGCCACAGAATTATGCACTTTTAAATggttcattttggagttcccattgtggcacagcagaaatgaatctgaccaggaaccatgacgttgtgggttccatccctggcctcgcttagtgggtcaaggatccaatgttgccgtgagctgcggtgtaggtcacagatgcaactcagatctgtcattgctgtggctctggcataggctggtccCTGACCTGTGGTGGGCATTTCTGGGCAGCCCAAAAGGATTTAGCATCTCTTAGTCTGGGAGAGATGGAACTAGACAGAGAAACTCTAGGGCTTGTATGGACAGTTCTGGGTCAAATATAGGAAtccagggctagggatccagAATGGGGAAGGTGAGGAGACAGGGGTAATCAGGAAGGTTTCCTGGAGGAAAGTTCTGCTCCAGAAGGTCACAAATCCCAGATAGACCCTAAGGGATACGCTGACTATCTATGACATGTCCCTGGCTTCACAAGCTCCTACCACTAACTTCAGCtttaaaagaatgtacatgtacatatatgtataactgggtcaccttgctatagaAGAGAAATTAACTGatcattgcaaatcaactataataaacaaatatttttaattaaaaaaatgtgggagttcctgtcgtggatcagtggaaatgaatctgactagtatgcatgaggacgaaagttggatccctggcctcactcagtgggttaaggatctggcattgccgtgagctgtggtgtatgtcacagacgtggctcagatctggtgttgctgtggccatggcataggccaacggctacagctctgattcaacccctagcctgggaacctccatatgccacgggtgcagccctaaaaagattaattaattagttaattaattaaaaatcttaaaaagtgtatagggagttcctgtagtgacttggcagaaacgaatccaaccagtatccatgaggatacagattcaattcctggcctcgctcagtgggataaggatccagcgttgctgtggcagtggtgtaggccagcagctgcagctccaattctaccccttgcctaggaacttgatacaggtgcagccctaaaaagaaaataaaaaagaagaagaaaatttcaagGGTCCCCCATGCTGCAATCAGTGGGGGAATCAGAGGGACAAACCCAGGGTCCATGATGCCACATCAAGGTCATCCCAGACCAAGTGACCATTAAGTGGGAATCTCATGTGACAGTCATCCTGCAGCATTCTGGAGGCTACCCCTGGTGTATGCAGGGACTGGACAAAGATAAAGCAAGTGAGGCACGAAGACAGGATCAGAACTCCTGATTTCTCCTTTCACCTCTGACTCCAATATGTCTCAGCACAGAACTGTCCCTGATCCTGTCTTTATTAAAATGgtgatattttgttcatcactgattttttttttcttttttggctgtatccatggaatatggaagttcccaggccagtgactgaatgccaaatacttaacctactgtgtcacaagggaactccttcatggaTTTTTTGGGggatttattttagtctttttaaaatattatttatttaataaattaaatattaaaatattacaaataattaaatattatttatcttgatgaCTGAGAATCTCAGCACCACCTAAAATTTTACACCCTCACTCTCCTCACTCTCATCCTGCTCTAGGTGAACACACAGCCCACATCTCCCTATGTGGTTCTCCCAGGCAGAGCCCCTGACCCCAAATCCTTAGAAACTGGGAGTTGGAGGAGGAGATTTCCTCAGAATCTGCTGGGGAGTAACTTCTATTCCCCCTTCACCCGCTTTAGCAACCAACTCGCTGAGCCCCTCAGCTTTATTCTAGACCATTCTGGGTGCCCAGAAAGAAGACACTCACTATCTGAGCAGGCCCCTGGgaatcccaggcctggctcagcctGGGCATTCCCAGGCCCGCCCAGGGCCCGCCCTGTGCTAAGTGCCCAACCTGGTGGGTCTCCTGGAAAATCCCCAGGCTAGTTTCCAGATGGGAGGTCCACAGTGAAGCAATTTACACGGCAGCCCCAGCCACTTTGAGCCCATCCCACCCAACACTAGATAAAGGGGAGGAGGACTGTCTTCAGCAGGACCTCACCACAGGcaccagaggaagaggaggacccCTCACTGCCAACACAGGTGAGCCCAGAAGTCAACTCTGGGGACAAAGCCAGGGTCCCAAATGCTCCAGTCCAATTCCTGCTCTTAGCTACCTCTGGTGGCTTAGGATCCAGAGCTGGAACAGGATGAGAGGTGACACCTCCAGGTCCCCCTACTCTCTGAGCAGACTTCAGCAAAAGCAATCCTTGGTCCCTGCACCCATCCCCTGCCTGAGGCTGAAATGCTGGCAGCAAAGAAGGCAGGAGGTGGCGCCAACTTCAggcctctccttctctccccaccccaagtACAGGCAGCCTTACCAGTCAGGCAGGTACCTGAGAGGCCCCTCTGGTGGCCAGCAGCACCTATAGAGCTATCACCATAGGAAGTATGGATTGCTGGATTGGACTCAGTCTACCTCTCCTGGGAAATAGGCAGAGTTTGCTGGAGTCTGAACTACCTGGTttccaggcctttttttttttttttttttttttttcgtttttagggctgcacttgtggcatatggagtttcccagcctaggggtcaaattggtgctgcttctagtctatgccacagccacagcaatgcaggatccaagctgtgcctgcaacctacaccacagctcatggcaatgctggatcattaacccatttagcaaggccagggattgaacttgcatcttcatggatactagttgggtacattaccactgagccacaatgggaactcttccaggCCACTTATGAAATGAGGATTGGCTTACTGACCCTTGACCTCAGCCTGGGAGGGAGAGGATAGAATGGGGGAGCCCCTGAGATCCAGATGGCCTTGAGCCAGGGCACTCTGTACATATTCCCCCGCTGCCTCCCGCCCACAGCTCTGCAAGAGGCAGCGTGTCATTCACCACTGGACTTTGACAGCAGCCAAAGGCACAACTCAATTCTCCATGCGTGTCTCCTTTCAGCTACGCCGAGGTCTCCACTGAGGTCAACCAGATATGTCCCCTGGAAACTGGAAGACCACAATGGTGGTCCAGGGTATCCTGTTGATCCTGTATGGATTGCTTCTGCAGCCGGAGTCAGGAACAGGTGAGCCAGAAGGCAGAGGCCTGGGGCCAGGACTGTGAGTTCAGCAGAAAAATACTGCTGTCCTTCAGCGTCCAGCCTTGTTCAGGGTGATGTTGGACCCAAGGGGTCCCAGTCTCAAGGATTCTCCAGTCTACTCCCAACCCCACAGGATCAggacaggggttggggggagaaacTGGGGCCAGAAGAGCAAAAatcaggaagtcttcctggaggaggagtcaTAGATCTAGGACAGGAAGAAGGAGAATAATTTTACTTGGTGATGGAGCAGGAAAGGACattttaggcagagggaacaaaGTTATAAAGGAATTACTGTATGAAATGTCTAGAGAAGAACCTGGATTCCAGCAGAGTGTAAGGATTAAGACTTCCtgtgttcaaatcctgcctctgccacttcctagctgtgtgatcttaagtAGATAATTTAACCTCTCCATGCTTATAGGAtccttgtgaagattaaatgggtTAAGTTATATAAGTCTCCTAGAATGGTGCCCGACAcatagtaaatgtttaataaatgttagctattattcaACAACCACTCCAGCTTTGAGCCCAGCAATTCTGGGTTCCAATTTCAGCCACTGACATTTCTCCCACAAGGTATAGGCTCACCCTTCCCTGAGCATCCTTTGAGACACATTTCCCTCTAAAATCCCCCAAAGTTTGATCCATCACAAAAAGCTGttatttttccctcaaaatttCTAAGGACTCTGCCCACTCTCGCCCATCACAGCGCCACCACCCTGACAGCCACCTTCACTTCTTAACTCCGCACTGTCTCCTCTTCTCTACTCTAGTCCCCCTAAAAGCTATTTTCCACATGGCAGTCAAAGGAGCAATCTTAGGATGCCCACCTGGCTGTGTCTCTCTCCTGCTCATGAACCGTCTATGGCTCCTCATTGCTCACTGACAGTCTAAACAACTTAACCTGATGTTgtacctctgtttcttcatctagaCAAGGACAGTATCAGACATCACAAAAGCTAGGGGCATTGTGAAGATGTAGAAGCAGCAAGGGTGGGCTCAGGAACAGGGGGTGCTGGGCCACTAGACTAATGTCATCCCTCCTCCCACAGCGACCCTGCCCCTGCTTATGGATTCTGTCATCCAGGCCCTGGCTGAGCTCGAGCAGAAGTCACCAGCCACTGAGGCCGGCCATACTGCATCTATGTGGCTGCTGTCAGCCCAAGGCTCTGGTGCCCACAATCCCCTCCCTCGCTTCCTGCTGGAGGGGCAGAGTCTCAAGACTGCCAAGCTGGCTCCTCCTTCGCTAAGCCCAGAGTTTCAAGGCCTGATTGAGGAGGTAGCCAGACATAGTGTGCAGGATGGGAAGGAATACGGAGTGGTGCTGGCACCTGATGGCTCAACTGTGGCTGTGGAGCCTCTTCTGGCAGGGCTGGAGGTAGGGCTGCAGGGGCACAGGGTCGTAAACCTGCCCTTGGACAGCACAGCCACCTTTCCAGACATTGGAGTCACAGTTCCTGATTTAAAAGCCACCTCCTCAGCACACAAGGATACCTCTGCAGATGTCAACTCTGCAGATGTTGGTACTTTGTCTCCAAATGTTAGAGACACAGATCTAGATGCCGAAGTTACCTTTCTAGATGTTAGACCCAGCTCTCCAGATGTCCAAGTCGCCTCTCCAGATGTCCAAGCCTCTTCTCCAGATACCAAAGCCAAGTCCCCAACCACTGTGGACAGCCTCCTCATGGTCACCCTGGCCAGAGACCTGGGCCTACACTTCCTCCAGGGTGCCCAGACTGAAAGCAATTCAGGACTGGGAACTGAGGGCTGCTGGGACCAGCTCTCTCTTCCCCGGACGTTCACGCTCCTGGACCCTGAGGCATCACCCCTCACCACGGCCTTCCTTAATGGTGCCCTGGATGGGGCCCTCCTTGGTGACTACCTGAGCCAGGTTCCTGAGCCCCGGCCACCCCTCAGCCACCTGCTGAACCAGTACTACGGAGCTGGGGTAGCTGGAGACCCAGGACTTCGCAGCAACTTCCGACGGCAGAACGGAGCTGCTCTGACTTTGACCCCCAATCTGACCCAGCAGGTATGGGGGGCCCTCATCTTGCTGCAGAGGCTGGAGCCTGCACACCCTCAGCTGCAGGGCATGAGCCAAGAACAGCTGGCGCAGGTGGCCACCCATGCCACCAAGGAGTTCACTGAGGCCTTCCTAGGTGAGAAGGGCCCCCACCCCCGGTAACACTCCTTTGCACAGATACAGATGATTCTCAATGCCAGAAGGGTCAGGGGAATCTAGGACTGAAGGATTTTGAAAAGGGCAATAAGGGCTTTGGCTGTGAGGCCAACAGGACTAAGATGCTGTTGGATTTAGTTAAGTAACATCCTAACTGAAGCCAGTGTGGAATGAGACTGAACTGTCCCCAAATCTAGGAGGAAGCTGGAGGGATAGCTCTAGTGTGGGAGCAGGTAGCAGGAGGAGAAATCCTCGCTGACCCTGGCTCCGGACTCCCTTCCCCACAGGATGCCCAGCTATCCACCCACGTTGCCGCTGGGGCGCGGCACCATACCGGGGTAGCCCAAAGCCACTGAAGCTGCCACTTGGGTTCTTGTATATACATCACACATACGTGCCCGCCCGACCCTGCACGGACTTCGCGCTCTGCGCCGCCAACATGCGCTCTATGCAGCGCTTCCACCAGGATACGCAAGGCTGGGACGACATTGGCTACAGGTGAGTGGGAACCTGCAGGGTGGAACGCGTGGAGGTGCCAGGTAGAGCCTGGATGGGCGGAGCCTGATGCCCGGGGCGGGGTTTGGACCTGAGCAAAGCTGGCAAAAGAGGAGGAATTGGGAGTGGGTGGAGCCAAAATGGGGAGGGGCGCGGCCTCGACTGGGAAGGGGCGGGCCTTAACCTGGACCAGAAACTGCCCAAAGTGGGACTCTCAAGTCTGGAGTGAGAACTGAGAAAGGAATTCGGACTCGGGAGCGGAACAGGACCTGTGGTAGGTGCTGGGTCTGGGACCACGCAGTGACCGGATATGacctaaaacagaaaagaattctgAATTGGGCAGGAGCTTTAGGCAGTGGAGAGGGAGCTGGGTAGAAAGGAGCATGGCCAACATTGAGGGGCAGATCCAGAGAAACTGGACGGTTTCTGGGGTGGCATTTGGTGGAGGAATGGGACAAGATTGGTCGGGGTAGAGTCAGGGCGAGACTTGGGTGGCGGTGGCCCTTGACACAGGTGCGGAAAGGGGGGGTAGAGGGCCAGATAAGGGGCGGGGCCTCCCTCACGCAGCTGCATGCCTGCTTCCCTCTCTTCTCGGTAGTTTCGTGGTGGGCTCAGATGGCTACGTGTACGAGGGCCGTGGCTGGCACTGGGTGGGCGCGCACACACGTGGCCACAACTCCCGCGGTTTTGGCGTGGCCTTGATAGGCAACTACACTGCGGAGCTGCCTTCTGAGGCCGCGCTGCGCACGGTGCGCGATGAGCTCCCGCACTGCGCTGTGCGCGCCGGCCTCCTGCAGCCAGACTATGCGCTGCTCGGCCACCGCCAGCTCGTGCGCACTGACTGCCCTGGCGACGCGCTCTTCAACATGCTGCGCACCTGGCCACGCTTCAACATGGTGAGTGCCCGACCCCCGCACTACCTCGGCCTGCGGCCCATCTGTCCACACAAACTCAGCTGGGCCCTTGACCCCGGCCTGCATAACCTCGGCAGGTCCCCTCACTCCTTCCTGCAACCTCACTCAGGCCCCTGAACTCCCTTGCAACCTATCTGTTCAGGCAATCTAAGCCCATACTTCGATCATTCTGCTGGCAACATAGCCTATTCACCAGGCCCCTCTGCCTGCACAACCTCATCCCAGACACCCAACCTTGCTTTCACACCTGCTTTCTACCTGAAGGATCCCTGTCCACACAACACTGGCCCAGCCAATGACCCTCCCCAGAAAACCTCCTTCCCTGCACAACCTCGGCCCAGCCCCTAGCCCCGTGTTGCAATCCTCTGCCCAACCCAGTCTCAGCCCCATCCTCCCTGGCCCCTGATGACAACTCTTATGCTGGAGCAATATAGGCCTGGTCAGCACAACTTCAGCCTGATGGCCCCATCCAAACCCCTGACCTTGATCACCAAAACACCTCTATAATCATCTCTGTATGATCTAGTGctaccttccatatgccattgtaTTTCATTAAGCTGGCCTGAAGTTGGGGTTGTATCCTCCCCTCACTTTGCGCTCCTGTCTTCTCATCCATGCAGGGTCCCACCACAAGGAAGGCAGACTCAGGGGCACTAACATCCTCCCCAAACCTCAcactctcttgtcttttttagaaTGTGAAACCAAGAACTGCCAGAAGGGCCTCAGGGAGATCCAAAAGGAGGCTACCTCTAATGATCCCACTAGCCACAGACCTCCAATAAAGAAAGTTTGTGTCCATGAATCATCTGCATTTGCGCCTTCTGTCTCACTTTGGGATTACCCAGAAGCAGACCTGGGGACAAGAATCCCAGTGCAAGTAGTTTGTGCAGTGATGCCAAGATATATCAGCTGGGGAATAAGGAAGCCACACGGGGAAAGGAAGGCAGCCTGGAAAGAGTGTTTTATCAGGCTTATTGGACTAAGAAGCAAGTGGAGCTCAATCCCCCTGAGAGTCCTCTGGGAGGCAGTGTAGGGCACACACCTCAGAGTCATCCCACCCAAAGGGCAAGGAAGCTGGAGTATTGATCCTCCAACTTCCACAATCACTGGCTGAGGGCTGCTCTCATGGAGGTGTTCATTTGCTGGCACCTTGGGGCTGCTTGCTGTATGGGAAATGTGGACTCCAGCTGTCAGAGAAAGTCCTCCGTCACAAATGCAGGGAGTTGGGAGCAGGGCCAGTGTGGAGTGAAGGCTCAGAGATATGGCAGAACACAGGGAGACTCTACCTGTGTGTGCAGTGAGTGGACAGCATGTGATATAAATGTGGAGAGCATAGGCGAGTGCACCTGTGTGAGCACATTCAGCTCCAGGAgaagtattttttcccttttttttgttttttttttttttgccacaccctcggcctgcagaagttcctgggccagggattaaacctacgccacagcagccaccagagctgctgcagtgataacactggatccttaacccactgcaccaaaagggaactccaaggatttttgATCCTCGCTGAAGATCCTCTTTCTCAGAACAGGTAATAGAACATTTGAGGCCAGTGCCAAATGAAAATGCAAGGCCTCTTGTCCAAAAAGCAAGAACTTCAACATAGCAGCAGCTGAGCATTAGATCAGTTGCAGTGCAGAGTCCTTCTGAGCATGGGTCCTGGATGACTGCACAGGCCACGTATTCATGACAGTAGTCCTATCCATCCCATCCTGTGGATTCTGGTCACCTTGCCTTTGAACAACACTACCTTCCACTTGGCATGCTCTTCCCATGACCAACTCCTCATGCACTGCACAAATGCCATCTCCTCGAGGATGCCTTCCTGGATTTTTACAGCTCAAAGTGCATCACTTCTGCTCAACCTCTACTCCAGTATATTTTCTACCAAGTCCTCCTCACCAGCTAGATATGTCCTGCATTTACATTCATGATTTTTCTCCCTTGCTGTACTGTGAGCTCCAGAAGGGCAGGAACCAAGTTTGTTTAGTTCCCCATGGTTTCTCCagtacctagcacatagtaggcattcagaAAACATTAGCTGAATAAACAAAGGCTCCCATTAGGAATCTTCTTAAACTGATACTATCATCTTTAGcaaataaggaaaccaaggctcaagGGAGGAAGTGacttgcttgaggtcacacagTGAGAGAAGGACCAGCTGGCACTTGAACCCACTCTTAGGCCAGTGGTCCAAGATTCTATTGACTCTCATGTTATCTCACTTATTCCTCAGAACAGCATTTGGCCACCTCTTTTTTCAAGTAAATACTCGTTGAGGTATAACAGAGATACCGGAAAGGGCACTAAAATGTATGGTTAGTAAATTTTCACAACAGAACACACCCACGTAACCAGCAA comes from the Phacochoerus africanus isolate WHEZ1 chromosome 4, ROS_Pafr_v1, whole genome shotgun sequence genome and includes:
- the PGLYRP2 gene encoding N-acetylmuramoyl-L-alanine amidase, whose translation is MSPGNWKTTMVVQGILLILYGLLLQPESGTATLPLLMDSVIQALAELEQKSPATEAGHTASMWLLSAQGSGAHNPLPRFLLEGQSLKTAKLAPPSLSPEFQGLIEEVARHSVQDGKEYGVVLAPDGSTVAVEPLLAGLEVGLQGHRVVNLPLDSTATFPDIGVTVPDLKATSSAHKDTSADVNSADVGTLSPNVRDTDLDAEVTFLDVRPSSPDVQVASPDVQASSPDTKAKSPTTVDSLLMVTLARDLGLHFLQGAQTESNSGLGTEGCWDQLSLPRTFTLLDPEASPLTTAFLNGALDGALLGDYLSQVPEPRPPLSHLLNQYYGAGVAGDPGLRSNFRRQNGAALTLTPNLTQQVWGALILLQRLEPAHPQLQGMSQEQLAQVATHATKEFTEAFLGCPAIHPRCRWGAAPYRGSPKPLKLPLGFLYIHHTYVPARPCTDFALCAANMRSMQRFHQDTQGWDDIGYSFVVGSDGYVYEGRGWHWVGAHTRGHNSRGFGVALIGNYTAELPSEAALRTVRDELPHCAVRAGLLQPDYALLGHRQLVRTDCPGDALFNMLRTWPRFNMNVKPRTARRASGRSKRRLPLMIPLATDLQ